A genomic window from Candidatus Andeanibacterium colombiense includes:
- the nuoE gene encoding NADH-quinone oxidoreductase subunit NuoE has translation MADRHLEPDTPELRARWSGFAWNEANVAKAKEIVARYPAGRQRSAVMPLLDLAQRQVGAETNTQGWLPLPVMEYVAAYLDMPIIRVVEVATFYFMYNLVPVGRFHVQVCGTTPCMLRGSDDLIAACKKRGMHFGHVSDDGLWTLTEVECMGNCSSAPMVQINDDNYEDLTAESLDAILDALAAGKQPKTGTQLKDRHTVEPEGGPTTLTAMVTENHDYRGEW, from the coding sequence ATGGCTGACCGTCATCTCGAACCCGATACGCCCGAGCTGCGCGCTCGCTGGTCGGGCTTTGCCTGGAACGAGGCGAATGTCGCCAAGGCGAAGGAGATCGTCGCGCGCTATCCGGCCGGGCGCCAGCGTTCGGCGGTGATGCCGCTGCTCGATCTTGCCCAGCGCCAGGTCGGCGCGGAGACCAACACGCAGGGCTGGCTGCCGCTGCCGGTGATGGAATATGTCGCGGCCTATCTCGACATGCCGATCATCCGCGTGGTCGAGGTCGCGACCTTCTATTTCATGTACAATCTCGTGCCGGTCGGCCGCTTCCACGTGCAGGTCTGCGGGACCACCCCGTGCATGCTGCGCGGCTCGGACGATCTGATCGCCGCGTGCAAGAAGCGTGGCATGCATTTCGGCCATGTCAGCGACGACGGTTTGTGGACCCTCACCGAGGTCGAATGCATGGGCAATTGCTCCTCGGCCCCGATGGTCCAGATCAACGACGACAATTACGAGGATCTGACCGCCGAGAGCCTCGACGCGATCCTCGACGCGCTGGCCGCGGGCAAGCAGCCGAAGACCGGTACCCAGCTCAAGGATCGCCATACGGTCGAGCCCGAGGGCGGGCCGACGACGCTCACGGCGATGGTCACCGAAAACCATGATTACCGGGGGGAATGGTGA
- the nuoF gene encoding NADH-quinone oxidoreductase subunit NuoF: MMLADKDRIFTNLYGFQPWNLGAAQARGDWDNTKALLARGQDAIIDEMKASGLRGRGGAGFPTGMKWSFMPKEAPKDQFGNPRPSFLVINADESEPGSCKDREIIRHDPHKLIEGALVAGFAMRARAAYIYIRGEYIREAETLFAAVQEAYDAGLIGKNACKSGYDFDVFVHRGAGAYICGEETAMLESLEGKKGQPRLKPPFPAGAGLYGCPTTVNNVESIAVAPTILRRGAVWFSSFGRENNKGTKLFQISGHVDKPCVVEEAMSIPFRELIEKHCGGIRGGWDNLLAVIPGGSSVPLVPGEMMMDVPMDFDGCKEVGSGLGTAALIVMDKSTDIVRAISRLSAFYKHESCGQCTPCREGTGWMWRVMERLRTGDAEIDEIDMLQQLTKQVEGHTICALGDAAAWPIQGLIKHFRPELESRIANRAQSLERAG; the protein is encoded by the coding sequence CTGATGCTCGCGGACAAGGACCGCATCTTCACCAATCTCTATGGCTTCCAGCCGTGGAACCTGGGCGCCGCGCAGGCGCGGGGGGATTGGGACAACACCAAGGCGCTGCTCGCGCGCGGCCAGGATGCAATCATCGACGAGATGAAGGCTTCGGGCCTGCGCGGCCGTGGCGGCGCGGGCTTCCCGACCGGCATGAAGTGGAGCTTCATGCCCAAGGAAGCGCCCAAGGACCAGTTCGGCAATCCGCGCCCGAGCTTCCTCGTCATCAACGCCGACGAGAGCGAGCCGGGCAGCTGCAAGGACCGCGAGATCATCCGCCACGATCCGCACAAGCTGATCGAAGGCGCGCTGGTCGCCGGCTTCGCGATGCGCGCGCGGGCGGCCTATATCTACATCCGCGGCGAATATATCCGTGAGGCCGAGACGCTGTTCGCGGCCGTGCAGGAAGCCTATGACGCCGGCCTGATCGGCAAGAATGCCTGCAAGAGCGGCTACGATTTCGACGTTTTCGTCCATCGCGGTGCGGGCGCGTACATCTGCGGCGAAGAGACCGCGATGCTCGAAAGCCTCGAAGGCAAGAAGGGCCAGCCGCGGCTCAAGCCGCCGTTCCCGGCCGGTGCGGGCCTTTATGGCTGCCCGACCACGGTCAACAACGTCGAGAGCATCGCCGTTGCCCCCACGATCCTGCGCCGCGGCGCGGTGTGGTTCTCGTCCTTCGGGCGCGAGAACAACAAGGGCACCAAGCTGTTCCAGATCAGCGGGCACGTCGACAAGCCCTGCGTGGTCGAGGAAGCGATGAGCATCCCGTTCCGCGAGCTGATCGAAAAGCATTGCGGCGGCATTCGCGGGGGGTGGGACAACCTCCTCGCGGTGATCCCCGGCGGCTCCTCCGTCCCGCTCGTCCCGGGCGAGATGATGATGGATGTGCCGATGGATTTCGACGGCTGCAAGGAAGTCGGCTCGGGCCTCGGCACAGCAGCGCTGATCGTGATGGACAAATCGACCGACATCGTCCGCGCGATCTCCCGCCTCTCGGCCTTCTACAAGCATGAGAGCTGCGGCCAGTGCACCCCGTGCCGCGAAGGTACCGGCTGGATGTGGCGCGTGATGGAGCGGCTGCGCACTGGCGACGCGGAGATCGACGAGATCGACATGCTCCAGCAGCTGACCAAGCAGGTCGAAGGCCACACGATCTGCGCGCTGGGCGACGCGGCCGCCTGGCCGATCCAAGGGCTGATCAAGCATTTCCGCCCCGAGCTCGAGAGCCGAATCGCCAACCGCGCGCAGTCGCTGGAGAGGGCGGGATGA